In Maniola jurtina chromosome 2, ilManJurt1.1, whole genome shotgun sequence, the following proteins share a genomic window:
- the LOC123877393 gene encoding protein argonaute-2 isoform X2: protein MYPVGQPPAGETSAGAVSVSGAVSAAAGTTGTATGAPTTAPATGSSPTGVTSGTLVSPAAAPPPDLPVLTCPRRPNLGHEGRPIMLRANHFQISMPRGFVHHYDVNIQPDKCPRKVNREIVETMVHCYNKIFGALKPVFDGRNNLYTRDPLPIGNDRVELEVILPGEGKDRVFRVTIKWVAQVSLFALEEALEGRTRQIPYDAILALDVVMRHLPSMMYTPVGRSFFSSPEGYYHPLGGGREVWFGFHQSVRPSQWKMMLNIDVSATAFYKAQPVIEFMCEVLDIRDINEQRKPLTDSQRVKFTKEIKGLKIEITHCGTMKRKYRVCNVTRRPAQMQSFPLQLENGQTVECTVAKYFLDKYKMKLRYPHLPCLQVGQEHKHTYLPLEVCNIVPGQRCIKKLTDMQTSTMIKATARSAPDREREINNLVRRANFNTDLYVKEFGLTISNNMMEVRGRVLPPPKLQYGGRVSSLGGQALPNQGVWDMRGKQFFMGVEIRVWAIACFAPQRTVREDALKNFTQQLQKISNDAGMPIIGQPCFCKYATGPDQVEPMFKYLKSTFVQLQLVVVVLPGKTPVYAEVKRVGDTVLGMATQCVQAKNVNKTSPQTLSNLCLKINVKLGGINSILVPSLRPKVFNEPVIFLGVDVTHPPAGDNKKPSIAAVVGSMDAHPSRYAATVRVQQHRQEIVHEMSSMVQELLIMFYKSTGGFKPHRIIMYRDGISEGQFIHVLQHELTAVREACIKLEAEYKPGITFIVVQKRHHTRLFCADKKEQSGKSGNIPAGTTVDLGITHPTEFDFYLCSHQGIQGTSRPSHYHVLWDDNHFGSDELQCLTYQLCHTYVRCTRSVSIPAPAYYAHLVAFRARYHLVEKEHDSGEGSHQSACSEDRTPGAMARAITVHAVTKKVMYFA, encoded by the exons ATGTACCCCGTTGGTCAAC CTCCAGCGGGGGAGACGAGTGCTGGTGCCGTGAGTGTGTCTGGAGCCGTGAGTGCGGCGGCGGGCACCACGGGAACGGCCACGGGGGCGCCAACCACCGCGCCGGCCACGGGCAGCTCTCCGACCGGCGTGACGAGCGGCACGCTCGTGTCCCCCGCCGCAGCGCCGCCGCCCGACCTGCCAGTGCTCACCTGCCCGCGCCGCCCCAACCTCGGCCATGAGGGCCGGCCGATCATGCTCCGTGCAAACCATTTCCAAATATCAATGCCGAGAGGATTTGTACATCATTATGATGTTAATATACAACCTGATAAGTGTCCTAGAAAG gTGAATAGAGAAATTGTTGAAACTATGGTACattgttacaataaaatatttggtgctctaaaacctgtgtttgacGGTAGAAACAATTTGTATACAAGAGACCCCCTGCCTATTGGCAATGACAGAGTCGAGCTTGAAGTTATTTTGCCTGGAGAAGGAAAAGACAGAGTGTTCCGAGTTACTATTAAATGGGTGGCACAG GTGTCATTATTTGCACTGGAAGAAGCATTAGAAGGTCGTACAAGACAGATTCCATATGATGCTATACTGGCTCTGGATGTTGTCATGAGACATTTGCCCTCGATGATGTATACTCCTGTTGGAAGATCATTCTTTTCATCTCCTGAAGGATATTATCACCCTCTGGGGGGAGGTCGGGAAGTATGGTTTGGTTTCCACCAGTCTGTGAGACCTAGTCAATGGAAAATGATGCTTAATATTGATG TGTCTGCAACTGCCTTTTACAAAGCACAACCTGTTATAGAATTTATGTGTGAAGTGTTAGATATAAGGGACATTAATGAACAAAGAAAACCACTGACTGATTCACAAAGAGTGAAGTTTACCAAAGAAATCAAAGGACTCAAGATTGAAATAACACATTGTGGCACCATGAAGCGGAAATACCGAGTGTGTAATGTCACACGTAGACCTGCACAGATGCAATC TTTCCCTCTACAATTGGAAAATGGACAAACAGTTGAGTGTACTGTAGCTAAATATTTCTTGGATAAGTATAAAATGAAACTCAGATACCCGCACCTGCCGTGTCTGCAAGTAGGGCAAGAACACAAACACACGTACCTGCCGCTCGAGGTGTGCAACATTGTACCTGGACAGCGCTGCATTAAGAAACTAACTGATATGCAGACGTCGACCATGATTAAGGCGACCGCGAGATCGGCCCCCGATAG GGAGCGCGAGATCAACAACCTGGTGCGACGCGCGAATTTCAACACGGACCTGTATGTGAAGGAGTTCGGCCTAACCATTTCCAACAACATGATGGAGGTGCGCGGCCGCGTGCTGCCGCCGCCCAAGCTGCAGTACGGCGGCCGCGTCTCCTCGCTCGGCGGACAA GCGTTGCCGAATCAAGGCGTGTGGGACATGCGCGGCAAGCAGTTCTTCATGGGCGTCGAAATCCGAGTGTGGGCGATCGCGTGCTTTGCTCCCCAGCGGACCGTCAGAGAAGACGcgctaaa GAACTTTACGCAGCAGTTGCAGAAGATCTCGAACGACGCGGGCATGCCGATCATCGGGCAGCCGTGCTTCTGCAAGTACGCCACGGGGCCGGACCAGGTGGAGCCCATGTTCAAGTACCTCAAGTCCACCTTCGTGCAGCTGCAGCTCGTGGTAGTGGTGCTGCCCGGCAAGACGCCGGTTTACG CCGAAGTGAAACGAGTGGGCGACACAGTACTCGGAATGGCGACGCAGTGTGTACAAGCTAAGAATGTCAACAAAACATCGCCGCAAACGCTTAGCAATTTGTGCCTCAAAATTAATGTCAAGCTTGGAGGTATCAATTCTATTTTGGTGCCATCTCTACGACCAAAG GTGTTCAACGAACCGGTGATATTCTTGGGCGTGGACGTAACGCACCCGCCTGCGGGAGACAACAAGAAGCCGTCCATCGCAGCTGTGGTCGGCTCCATGGACGCGCATCCCTCGCGCTACGCGGCCACGGTGCGCGTGCAGCAACACAG ACAAGAGATCGTGCACGAGATGAGCAGCATGGTGCAGGAGCTGCTGATCATGTTCTACAAGAGCACGGGCGGGTTCAAGCCGCACCGCATCATCATGTACCGCGACGGCATCTCCGAGGGGCAGTTCATACACGTGCTGCAGCACGAGCTCACCGCCGTGAGGGAAGCCTGCATCAAG CTGGAGGCGGAATACAAGCCCGGCATCACGTTCATCGTGGTGCAGAAGCGGCACCACACGCGGCTGTTCTGCGCCGACAAGAAGGAGCAGTCGGGCAAGTCGGGCAACATCCCCGCCGGCACCACCGTGGACCTGGGCATCACGCACCCCACCGAGTTCGACTTCTACCTGTGCAGCCACCAGGGCATCCAG GGCACCTCCCGGCCGTCGCACTACCACGTGCTATGGGACGACAACCACTTCGGGTCCGACGAGCTGCAGTGCCTCACGTACCAGCTCTGTCACACCTACGTGCGTTGCACGCGCTCCGTGTCCATCCCAGCGCCCGCCTACTACGCGCATCTGGTAGCGTTCCGCGCGCGGTACCATCTGGTGGAGAAGGAACACGACTCCGGGGAAGGCAGCCACCAGTCCGCTTGCAGCGAAGACCGCACGCCCGGCGCCATGGCTCGTGCCATCACTGTCCACGCGGTCACCAAAAAGGTTATGTACTTCGCTTAA
- the LOC123877393 gene encoding protein argonaute-2 isoform X1, whose protein sequence is MYPVGQPPAGETSAGAVSVSGAVSAAAGTTGTATGAPTTAPATGSSPTGVTSGTLVSPAAAPPPDLPVLTCPRRPNLGHEGRPIMLRANHFQISMPRGFVHHYDVNIQPDKCPRKVNREIVETMVHCYNKIFGALKPVFDGRNNLYTRDPLPIGNDRVELEVILPGEGKDRVFRVTIKWVAQVSLFALEEALEGRTRQIPYDAILALDVVMRHLPSMMYTPVGRSFFSSPEGYYHPLGGGREVWFGFHQSVRPSQWKMMLNIDVSATAFYKAQPVIEFMCEVLDIRDINEQRKPLTDSQRVKFTKEIKGLKIEITHCGTMKRKYRVCNVTRRPAQMQSFPLQLENGQTVECTVAKYFLDKYKMKLRYPHLPCLQVGQEHKHTYLPLEVCNIVPGQRCIKKLTDMQTSTMIKATARSAPDREREINNLVRRANFNTDLYVKEFGLTISNNMMEVRGRVLPPPKLQYGGRVSSLGGQQALPNQGVWDMRGKQFFMGVEIRVWAIACFAPQRTVREDALKNFTQQLQKISNDAGMPIIGQPCFCKYATGPDQVEPMFKYLKSTFVQLQLVVVVLPGKTPVYAEVKRVGDTVLGMATQCVQAKNVNKTSPQTLSNLCLKINVKLGGINSILVPSLRPKVFNEPVIFLGVDVTHPPAGDNKKPSIAAVVGSMDAHPSRYAATVRVQQHRQEIVHEMSSMVQELLIMFYKSTGGFKPHRIIMYRDGISEGQFIHVLQHELTAVREACIKLEAEYKPGITFIVVQKRHHTRLFCADKKEQSGKSGNIPAGTTVDLGITHPTEFDFYLCSHQGIQGTSRPSHYHVLWDDNHFGSDELQCLTYQLCHTYVRCTRSVSIPAPAYYAHLVAFRARYHLVEKEHDSGEGSHQSACSEDRTPGAMARAITVHAVTKKVMYFA, encoded by the exons ATGTACCCCGTTGGTCAAC CTCCAGCGGGGGAGACGAGTGCTGGTGCCGTGAGTGTGTCTGGAGCCGTGAGTGCGGCGGCGGGCACCACGGGAACGGCCACGGGGGCGCCAACCACCGCGCCGGCCACGGGCAGCTCTCCGACCGGCGTGACGAGCGGCACGCTCGTGTCCCCCGCCGCAGCGCCGCCGCCCGACCTGCCAGTGCTCACCTGCCCGCGCCGCCCCAACCTCGGCCATGAGGGCCGGCCGATCATGCTCCGTGCAAACCATTTCCAAATATCAATGCCGAGAGGATTTGTACATCATTATGATGTTAATATACAACCTGATAAGTGTCCTAGAAAG gTGAATAGAGAAATTGTTGAAACTATGGTACattgttacaataaaatatttggtgctctaaaacctgtgtttgacGGTAGAAACAATTTGTATACAAGAGACCCCCTGCCTATTGGCAATGACAGAGTCGAGCTTGAAGTTATTTTGCCTGGAGAAGGAAAAGACAGAGTGTTCCGAGTTACTATTAAATGGGTGGCACAG GTGTCATTATTTGCACTGGAAGAAGCATTAGAAGGTCGTACAAGACAGATTCCATATGATGCTATACTGGCTCTGGATGTTGTCATGAGACATTTGCCCTCGATGATGTATACTCCTGTTGGAAGATCATTCTTTTCATCTCCTGAAGGATATTATCACCCTCTGGGGGGAGGTCGGGAAGTATGGTTTGGTTTCCACCAGTCTGTGAGACCTAGTCAATGGAAAATGATGCTTAATATTGATG TGTCTGCAACTGCCTTTTACAAAGCACAACCTGTTATAGAATTTATGTGTGAAGTGTTAGATATAAGGGACATTAATGAACAAAGAAAACCACTGACTGATTCACAAAGAGTGAAGTTTACCAAAGAAATCAAAGGACTCAAGATTGAAATAACACATTGTGGCACCATGAAGCGGAAATACCGAGTGTGTAATGTCACACGTAGACCTGCACAGATGCAATC TTTCCCTCTACAATTGGAAAATGGACAAACAGTTGAGTGTACTGTAGCTAAATATTTCTTGGATAAGTATAAAATGAAACTCAGATACCCGCACCTGCCGTGTCTGCAAGTAGGGCAAGAACACAAACACACGTACCTGCCGCTCGAGGTGTGCAACATTGTACCTGGACAGCGCTGCATTAAGAAACTAACTGATATGCAGACGTCGACCATGATTAAGGCGACCGCGAGATCGGCCCCCGATAG GGAGCGCGAGATCAACAACCTGGTGCGACGCGCGAATTTCAACACGGACCTGTATGTGAAGGAGTTCGGCCTAACCATTTCCAACAACATGATGGAGGTGCGCGGCCGCGTGCTGCCGCCGCCCAAGCTGCAGTACGGCGGCCGCGTCTCCTCGCTCGGCGGACAA CAGGCGTTGCCGAATCAAGGCGTGTGGGACATGCGCGGCAAGCAGTTCTTCATGGGCGTCGAAATCCGAGTGTGGGCGATCGCGTGCTTTGCTCCCCAGCGGACCGTCAGAGAAGACGcgctaaa GAACTTTACGCAGCAGTTGCAGAAGATCTCGAACGACGCGGGCATGCCGATCATCGGGCAGCCGTGCTTCTGCAAGTACGCCACGGGGCCGGACCAGGTGGAGCCCATGTTCAAGTACCTCAAGTCCACCTTCGTGCAGCTGCAGCTCGTGGTAGTGGTGCTGCCCGGCAAGACGCCGGTTTACG CCGAAGTGAAACGAGTGGGCGACACAGTACTCGGAATGGCGACGCAGTGTGTACAAGCTAAGAATGTCAACAAAACATCGCCGCAAACGCTTAGCAATTTGTGCCTCAAAATTAATGTCAAGCTTGGAGGTATCAATTCTATTTTGGTGCCATCTCTACGACCAAAG GTGTTCAACGAACCGGTGATATTCTTGGGCGTGGACGTAACGCACCCGCCTGCGGGAGACAACAAGAAGCCGTCCATCGCAGCTGTGGTCGGCTCCATGGACGCGCATCCCTCGCGCTACGCGGCCACGGTGCGCGTGCAGCAACACAG ACAAGAGATCGTGCACGAGATGAGCAGCATGGTGCAGGAGCTGCTGATCATGTTCTACAAGAGCACGGGCGGGTTCAAGCCGCACCGCATCATCATGTACCGCGACGGCATCTCCGAGGGGCAGTTCATACACGTGCTGCAGCACGAGCTCACCGCCGTGAGGGAAGCCTGCATCAAG CTGGAGGCGGAATACAAGCCCGGCATCACGTTCATCGTGGTGCAGAAGCGGCACCACACGCGGCTGTTCTGCGCCGACAAGAAGGAGCAGTCGGGCAAGTCGGGCAACATCCCCGCCGGCACCACCGTGGACCTGGGCATCACGCACCCCACCGAGTTCGACTTCTACCTGTGCAGCCACCAGGGCATCCAG GGCACCTCCCGGCCGTCGCACTACCACGTGCTATGGGACGACAACCACTTCGGGTCCGACGAGCTGCAGTGCCTCACGTACCAGCTCTGTCACACCTACGTGCGTTGCACGCGCTCCGTGTCCATCCCAGCGCCCGCCTACTACGCGCATCTGGTAGCGTTCCGCGCGCGGTACCATCTGGTGGAGAAGGAACACGACTCCGGGGAAGGCAGCCACCAGTCCGCTTGCAGCGAAGACCGCACGCCCGGCGCCATGGCTCGTGCCATCACTGTCCACGCGGTCACCAAAAAGGTTATGTACTTCGCTTAA
- the LOC123877397 gene encoding protein ANTAGONIST OF LIKE HETEROCHROMATIN PROTEIN 1-like isoform X2, with amino-acid sequence MEVEEAICVYLLLRKKERKKKRQYWVHPILRDRFTHGQFQTLYPKLRSFEPKFFNYLRMSINSFDELLEMMSKQIESNDTHMRSSVSPEEKLVITLRYLGTGCSFGELHYNFRLGKSTITGIVREVCETLWEKVTKNVMPEPSEDIWKKIAKDFEKYANFPNCIGAIDGKHIRITKPKDSGSLYYNYKTFFSIVLLALCDSNYCFTFIDIGSYGKSSDSAIFKNSAFYKRLSRARRFIECTFGILANKWRIFHRPINVNIDFAEDIIKACCVLHNFVRTRDGIQYEDTLHTAPMSNLITLHAGRGTPSSLNIRDKYANYFVNEGRVEWQDTKI; translated from the exons ATGGAAGTCGAAGAAGCAATATGTGTGTACTTGTTGCTccgtaaaaaagaaagaaagaagaaacggCAGTATTGGGTGCATCCAATATTACGCGATCGGTTTACTCATGGTCAGTTTCAGACTTTATATCCAAAATTAAGAAGTTTTGAACCAAAATTCTTCAATTATTTGAGAATGTCGATAAATTCATTTGATGAATTATTAGAAATGATGagtaaacaaattgaatctaatGATACCCATATGAGGTCAAGCGTGTCCCCAGAAGAAAAACTCGTGATCACATTAAg atatCTGGGTACTGGTTGTTCCTTTGGAGAACTACATTACAACTTTCGTCTTGGCAAATCTACAATCACAGGAATTGTCCGTGAAGTATGTGAAACTCTGTGGGAAAAAGTCACAAAAAACGTCATGCCTGAACCCAGCGAAGATATATGGAAGAAAATAGctaaagattttgaaaaatatgcaaattttCCCAATTGCATAGGCGCCATAGATGGCAAGCATATAAGGATTACAAAACCCAAAGATTCGGGTTCTTtgtattataattacaaaacttttttttccatAGTACTGTTGGCACTTTGTGATAGTAACTATTGTTTTACTTTCATAGATATCGGATCTTACGGAAAAAGTAGTGATtctgcaatttttaaaaattcagcatTTTATAAAAG gTTATCAAGAGCTCGACGTTTTATTGAATGCACTTTCGGAATTCTGGCAAACAAGTGGCGCATTTTTCATAGGCCTATAAACGTGAATATAGACTTTGCCGAAGACATAATAAAGGCCTGTTGCGTGCTACACAATTTTGTTAGAACTAGAGATGGTATACAGTATGAAGATACTTTACATACTGCGCCAATGAGTAATCTTATTACATTACATGCAGGAAGGGGTACACCATCATCATTAAACATTAGAGACAAATATGCTAATTACTTTGTGAATGAGGGTCGTGTAGAATGGCAAGACAcgaaaatatga
- the LOC123876162 gene encoding 39S ribosomal protein L53, mitochondrial — MSIPYSGTIRRSGGVVSAIGKQLRAVNLKAAKRITVKFDPFGDNVIHTRNFLHYMSSPKISLTNPNCALKTEIVCDRSEPTVDITIVPSIAETANIKKVTFKSGNLTCLELLQLLNKHITPLAPAEQISTTITTKSEKKGRKK, encoded by the exons atgtctatcCCGTACAGCGGTACTATACGAAGATCTGGGGGTGTTGTCTCAGCAATTGGAAAGCAATTACGAGCTGTTAATCTCAAAGCTGCTAAACGAATAACTGTAAAGTTTGATCCCTTTGGTGATAATGTAATACACACAAG gaaCTTCTTACATTATATGAGTTCACCAAAAATAAGCTTAACAAATCCTAACTGTGCTCTTAAAACTGAAATCGTGTGTGACCGCAGTGAACCAACAGTTGATATTACTATTGTACCATCCATTGCTG AAACAGCTAATATAAAGAAAGTAACATTCAAAAGTGGAAACCTGACTTGTTTAGAACTACTACAATTATTGAACAAGCATATTACACCATTGGCACCTGCTGAACAAATATCCACTACCATAACAACAAAATCAGAAAAAAAAGGCAGAAAGAAGTAA
- the LOC123877397 gene encoding protein ALP1-like isoform X1 — MEVEEAICVYLLLRKKERKKKRQYWVHPILRDRFTHGQFQTLYPKLRSFEPKFFNYLRMSINSFDELLEMMSKQIESNDTHMRSSVSPEEKLVITLRYLGTGCSFGELHYNFRLGKSTITGIVREVCETLWEKVTKNVMPEPSEDIWKKIAKDFEKYANFPNCIGAIDGKHIRITKPKDSGSLYYNYKTFFSIVLLALCDSNYCFTFIDIGSYGKSSDSAIFKNSAFYKRLIEKSLHIPKPKPISETDPKPLPYVIVGDEAFGLSENVMRPYAGKGLSYEKKIFNYRLSRARRFIECTFGILANKWRIFHRPINVNIDFAEDIIKACCVLHNFVRTRDGIQYEDTLHTAPMSNLITLHAGRGTPSSLNIRDKYANYFVNEGRVEWQDTKI, encoded by the exons ATGGAAGTCGAAGAAGCAATATGTGTGTACTTGTTGCTccgtaaaaaagaaagaaagaagaaacggCAGTATTGGGTGCATCCAATATTACGCGATCGGTTTACTCATGGTCAGTTTCAGACTTTATATCCAAAATTAAGAAGTTTTGAACCAAAATTCTTCAATTATTTGAGAATGTCGATAAATTCATTTGATGAATTATTAGAAATGATGagtaaacaaattgaatctaatGATACCCATATGAGGTCAAGCGTGTCCCCAGAAGAAAAACTCGTGATCACATTAAg atatCTGGGTACTGGTTGTTCCTTTGGAGAACTACATTACAACTTTCGTCTTGGCAAATCTACAATCACAGGAATTGTCCGTGAAGTATGTGAAACTCTGTGGGAAAAAGTCACAAAAAACGTCATGCCTGAACCCAGCGAAGATATATGGAAGAAAATAGctaaagattttgaaaaatatgcaaattttCCCAATTGCATAGGCGCCATAGATGGCAAGCATATAAGGATTACAAAACCCAAAGATTCGGGTTCTTtgtattataattacaaaacttttttttccatAGTACTGTTGGCACTTTGTGATAGTAACTATTGTTTTACTTTCATAGATATCGGATCTTACGGAAAAAGTAGTGATtctgcaatttttaaaaattcagcatTTTATAAAAGGTTAATAGAAAAGTCATTACACATACCAAAACCTAAACCAATATCTGAAACAGATCCTAAACCATTGCCATACGTCATAGTTGGCGATGAAGCGTTTGGTTTATCCGAAAATGTAATGCGACCCTATGCAGGTAaagggctatcatatgaaaaaaaaatatttaattacaggTTATCAAGAGCTCGACGTTTTATTGAATGCACTTTCGGAATTCTGGCAAACAAGTGGCGCATTTTTCATAGGCCTATAAACGTGAATATAGACTTTGCCGAAGACATAATAAAGGCCTGTTGCGTGCTACACAATTTTGTTAGAACTAGAGATGGTATACAGTATGAAGATACTTTACATACTGCGCCAATGAGTAATCTTATTACATTACATGCAGGAAGGGGTACACCATCATCATTAAACATTAGAGACAAATATGCTAATTACTTTGTGAATGAGGGTCGTGTAGAATGGCAAGACAcgaaaatatga
- the LOC123876172 gene encoding uncharacterized protein LOC123876172, with translation MTKSTKGNLHVVEEIYNQIPAFTDVFSEDTFYMFVVIFVSCTIMVAFILSRFITIKPVE, from the coding sequence ATGACGAAATCCACCAAAGGGAACCTCCACGTTGTTGAAGAGATTTACAATCAAATACCAGCATTTACGGATGTATTCTCAGAAGATACATTCTATATGTTTGTGGTTATATTTGTATCCTGTACAATAATGgttgcttttattttatctagatttattacaataaaacctGTAGAATAG